The nucleotide sequence GCGCGCGGAGGTGCGCAACACCATCCTGCTGGCTCGCGCGCGGGCCGGCGCCGAGCGCTACGCGCGCCAGATGGCGAAGCGCGGCTACACCGTGCAGATTCTCGACGAGCATCCGAGTCAGAACCAGCGCGAGCAGCTGGTGGACGATCTGAAGCGCGGCCGACTCCAGATCCTGGCTTCGAGCGACGCGGCGGCCCGCAGCCTCGACCTGACCGGCGTGGCGCACGTGATCAACGCCGACGTCCCGCAGACGCCCGAAGACTACGTGCACCGGCTCGGTCGAGCGGGCGCGCCCGAGGCGGCCGGCGACGTATTCACGCTGATGAGCCCCGAGGAGCAGAAGAACGTCGCCGCGATCGAGCGGCTGGTGGGACGGGCGATCCCGCGCGTGCTCCTGCCCGACTTCGACTACAACATGCACCCGACGGAGTTCCAGCAGGTGGTGGGCTATGGCGACGAACCACCGCTCGCGCGTCGCATGGCCGCCGGACTCCAGCTCGCCGCCTCCAAGATCGCGGCCGTGCCCAAGGGGGCCGGCGCCAAGGCGGCGGTCAGCCGGGTGGCCACGGCCCCACCGGCGCGTCCCGCCGCGCCGCTCAAACCCGTCTCGGGCAACAACGACCATCGCCAGGCCGGCAGCAAGACGCCGAAGGGCGCGCGGCCCGCGACCCGGGCGGTGAAGAGCGCATCACCGGGATCGCGCTCGAGCACGCGGCCGCGCCGCGCGCCGCGACCGGCGGCGAGAAAGCGCTAGGCGGGGCGGTTCTCGACGAACTCCCGCGCGCGCTGGAATGCCGCGCGCAGGGAGTCGGCGTCGGCGGCGGTGATCTGGAGGTAGTCGGAGCCGCCGCCGCCTTTGCCGGCCGCGATCGCGCGCAGCGTCTCGGCGAGCGGTCGAAGATCCGGCCCCGGCCCCTTGCGGCGCGCCACCACCAGCACCGGTTCGGGTGACGCGGCGGCCACCACTGCCCACGGAGCGCCCGCTTCCAGGCACTTGAGCGCCAGCCGCCGCACCTCTTCTCGCGAGCGCGACTCGGTGAGATCGGCCACGCCGCGCGGTGGATCGCCGACCCGCTCCCGGGCCTCGGCCAGCAGCAGTCGATCCGTCAGCTCGTCGAGTCGCTTGCGGAGCGCGTCGCGCTCCTCGGCCGCCCTTTCGAGATGGGCGAGCAGGTCGCGATCCTTCAGGGTGCGCCGGCGCGCGCCCTCCAGCAGCGCCTCGGTGCGCCAGGCGTGATCGGAGAGCGAACGCGCGCCGCACAGGAATTCGACGCGCACGTTGCCCCGCACCTTCTCCCAGCGCACGATCTTGATCGCCCCGACTTCGCCAGTGTGGCGGGTGTGCGTCCCGCCGCACGCCGACAGATCCCAGTCGGCGATCTCGACGATGCGAATGCGACCCGTGACCTTGGGAGGCTTGCGCAGCGCGAAGCGGCCGACGTGCTGATCGTCCGTCCAATGGAGCCGGATTTCGCGATTCTCCCAGATCACCCGATTGGCGGCCTGCTCGACGCGGTCGATGAGCTTCCAGTCGGCGTCGGCAAGCGCCAGCTCGACGGTGCTTCGCTCCTCGCCCAGGTGGCAGGAGAGCGTCGCCACGTCGAGC is from Candidatus Sulfotelmatobacter sp. and encodes:
- a CDS encoding DEAD/DEAH box helicase, yielding MTFASLGLPAPILKGVRAAGLTEPTAIQSRAIPVILQGNDLIGNAQSGSGKTGAYILPILARLLDSPPRLRAIVLTPTRELASYVETRARDYARFTEVRIGVVFTGAPLSAQEKMLRENPVDVLVATPGRLLELHARGVLNFEDVEVLVLEEADRMIAMELATDLRKLLKLLPETRQTLMFTMTLPPELNRLAKEALVEPVRVDLAPVSKSGTGITQAIYPVPRDLKSDLLSELLSRAEVRNTILLARARAGAERYARQMAKRGYTVQILDEHPSQNQREQLVDDLKRGRLQILASSDAAARSLDLTGVAHVINADVPQTPEDYVHRLGRAGAPEAAGDVFTLMSPEEQKNVAAIERLVGRAIPRVLLPDFDYNMHPTEFQQVVGYGDEPPLARRMAAGLQLAASKIAAVPKGAGAKAAVSRVATAPPARPAAPLKPVSGNNDHRQAGSKTPKGARPATRAVKSASPGSRSSTRPRRAPRPAARKR
- a CDS encoding alanyl-tRNA editing protein; this encodes MTERLYYVDSYLKEFRASVVETAGDGRVYLDRTALYPTSGGQPQDGGTIAGVPVVEVIDEGERIAHVTAAAVPTGEVECRVDWPRRLDHMQQHTGQHLLSAAFERTLDVATLSCHLGEERSTVELALADADWKLIDRVEQAANRVIWENREIRLHWTDDQHVGRFALRKPPKVTGRIRIVEIADWDLSACGGTHTRHTGEVGAIKIVRWEKVRGNVRVEFLCGARSLSDHAWRTEALLEGARRRTLKDRDLLAHLERAAEERDALRKRLDELTDRLLLAEARERVGDPPRGVADLTESRSREEVRRLALKCLEAGAPWAVVAAASPEPVLVVARRKGPGPDLRPLAETLRAIAAGKGGGGSDYLQITAADADSLRAAFQRAREFVENRPA